ATTTGAAGCATGCAGAAAAGGGTTTCGCTAAAAGATATTGCAAAAAAAGCAGGAGTTTCCATTGCCACGGTATCTTATGTGCTGTCCAAACAAAAAAATAGTGGCGTTAGCCAAGAGGTTTCGGATAAGATCAGAAAAATAGCTAAAGAACTTAACTATAGGCCCAACCAGATTGCCAAAAGTCTTCAGAGTGGCAAAAGCCATACCATTGGATTGATTGTAGCCGATATTTCCAATCCTTTTTTTGCCCAGATTGCAAGAATTGTAGAAGACGAAGCAAAAAAAAATGGGTATACCGTAATCTTTGGAAGCTCGGACGAAAAAGCTTCAAAATCGGGAGACCTAATAAAATTTTTGTTGAACAGGCAAGTGGACGGTTTTATCATTGCACCTTCAGAAGCTTCGGAAAATCAATTACAACAATTAAAGGAACAAAAAGTACCTTTTGTACTGATTGATCGTTATTTCCCGGATATAGAAACCAATTTTGTCGCAATAGACAATCAAAAAGCTGCTTTTGATGCCGTTAACCGATTAAAAAAAAATGGAAAAAAACGGATTGGTATGATTGCTTATGATACGCAATTGCATCATATGAAAGAACGGGTAAGGGGTTTTAAAAATGCTATAACAGCCGAAGAATACCAAGAAACATTGCTTCAAAAGGTCGAGTTTTCAAAGATTAAGGAAGGCGTTCCAAAAGCCATTGAAGCATTATTGGGAAATGAAAATTCTGTAGATGCCATTTTTTTTGCGACCAACACTTTGGGCATAACGGGCCTAAAGTATCTTAACGAGCGCAACATAAACGTTCCCGAAGACGTTGCTGTTATCGTTTTTGATGAAAGTGAAGCATTTGATTTCTTTTATTGTCCATTGACCTATGTGAAACAACCTTTACCAGATTTAGCCAAAAAAGCGGTAAATGTACTTGTGGAGGAGATAACCAAACCAAGTAAGAACGTATCCAAAATAAATCTGGATGCCGAATTGATTGTGGGGAATTCTTGTAGATAGTTAAATCTTTGACTAAAAAATTATTGGGAAACTAGAGTTCAAATAATTTGGGTTATGGAATATTTGATTTGTAACTTAAACGTTTAAGTAATATATTTGATTGCGTAATAATCAATTCAAATATAAAACTCCTCAAATATTGTAAAGGATATGGCTCAACTCAAAAACTTATGCTCTAAAGAATAATTCTGAAG
The nucleotide sequence above comes from Flagellimonas sp. HMM57. Encoded proteins:
- a CDS encoding LacI family DNA-binding transcriptional regulator — encoded protein: MQKRVSLKDIAKKAGVSIATVSYVLSKQKNSGVSQEVSDKIRKIAKELNYRPNQIAKSLQSGKSHTIGLIVADISNPFFAQIARIVEDEAKKNGYTVIFGSSDEKASKSGDLIKFLLNRQVDGFIIAPSEASENQLQQLKEQKVPFVLIDRYFPDIETNFVAIDNQKAAFDAVNRLKKNGKKRIGMIAYDTQLHHMKERVRGFKNAITAEEYQETLLQKVEFSKIKEGVPKAIEALLGNENSVDAIFFATNTLGITGLKYLNERNINVPEDVAVIVFDESEAFDFFYCPLTYVKQPLPDLAKKAVNVLVEEITKPSKNVSKINLDAELIVGNSCR